From Sphingopyxis sp. USTB-05, the proteins below share one genomic window:
- a CDS encoding cyclase family protein yields the protein MQFIDLSIPITNDVVSDPPVMRPNITYMTHENTWEQIAMFFPGLTREDLPDGEGWAVEMLSLSTHNGTHMDAPWHYHSTTDSGVSPAPSIDEAPLDLFFRPGVKLDFSDRPHGHVVSGAEVEAELARIGHDLQPLDIVLVQSGAIYGTDNFTDQGCGMGAEATLYLTARGVQVVGTDAWSWDAPFSHTAKRWAETRDPSIIWEGHKAGRIRPYYQIEKLTNLTAIPATGFTFSCFPVKIERASAGWIRAVALVD from the coding sequence CACCTATATGACCCACGAGAATACGTGGGAGCAGATCGCGATGTTCTTCCCCGGCCTGACGCGGGAGGATCTGCCCGACGGCGAAGGCTGGGCGGTCGAGATGCTGTCGCTCAGCACGCACAATGGTACGCATATGGATGCGCCCTGGCATTATCACTCGACGACCGACAGCGGCGTTTCCCCTGCCCCATCGATCGACGAGGCACCGCTGGACCTGTTCTTCCGTCCGGGGGTGAAGCTCGACTTTTCGGACCGCCCGCACGGCCATGTCGTGAGCGGCGCCGAGGTCGAGGCCGAACTCGCACGCATTGGGCACGATCTCCAGCCGCTCGACATCGTGCTCGTCCAGTCGGGTGCGATCTACGGCACTGACAATTTCACCGATCAGGGTTGCGGCATGGGCGCAGAGGCGACGCTTTATCTGACGGCGCGCGGCGTGCAGGTCGTCGGGACCGACGCGTGGAGCTGGGACGCGCCGTTCAGCCACACCGCGAAGCGCTGGGCCGAAACACGCGATCCGTCGATTATCTGGGAAGGTCATAAGGCGGGGCGAATCCGGCCCTATTATCAGATCGAGAAGCTGACCAATCTGACAGCCATTCCGGCGACCGGGTTTACCTTTAGTTGCTTCCCGGTGAAGATCGAGCGGGCGAGCGCGGGTTGGATCCGCGCGGTGGCACTCGTCGACTAA
- a CDS encoding MAPEG family protein: protein MTLPVTAFVAAICALLLLITAIDTVRQRLRVKAAFGDHGDAKLISASRAHGNLAEYAPITIILLGLLETARANHMGLMIVGAIFLIGRVAHVIGLYTPSEPGKAPLGRQVGVLATFGALLVLAGWTLWILLTRNL, encoded by the coding sequence ATGACATTACCCGTAACCGCGTTCGTTGCAGCCATTTGCGCCTTGCTGCTGCTCATCACAGCGATTGACACCGTACGCCAGCGGTTGCGCGTAAAGGCCGCGTTCGGCGACCATGGCGATGCCAAGCTGATCAGCGCCAGCCGCGCACACGGCAATCTCGCCGAATATGCGCCGATCACGATCATCCTGCTCGGGCTGCTCGAAACCGCGCGCGCCAATCATATGGGGCTGATGATCGTCGGTGCGATCTTCCTCATCGGCCGCGTCGCGCACGTCATCGGGCTCTACACGCCGTCGGAACCGGGGAAAGCGCCGCTGGGGCGCCAGGTCGGTGTGCTCGCGACCTTCGGGGCGTTGCTGGTGCTCGCCGGTTGGACGCTGTGGATCCTACTCACCAGAAATCTTTGA